A genomic segment from Pectinophora gossypiella chromosome 27, ilPecGoss1.1, whole genome shotgun sequence encodes:
- the LOC126379018 gene encoding probable small nuclear ribonucleoprotein Sm D1 — protein sequence MKLVRFLMKLSHETVTIELKNGSVVHGTITGVDVAMNTHLKAVKVTLKNREEMQLETLSIRGNNIRYFLLPDSLPLETLLIDDAPKGRGKREGFPRGGTRGGRGRGRGGRGGPRGGRGGRGRGRR from the coding sequence ATGAAACTCGTACGGTTTCTAATGAAGCTTAGCCACGAAACTGTGACAATCGAATTGAAAAACGGTAGTGTTGTGCACGGTACGATCACAGGCGTCGATGTCGCTATGAACACACATTTAAAGGCTGTAAAAGTTACATTGAAGAACCGTGAAGAGATGCAATTGGAGACTTTGAGCATACGCGGGAATAACATAAGGTATTTCCTACTACCGGACAGTCTGCCTTTGGAAACTCTATTAATCGACGACGCGCCGAAAGGCCGTGGCAAACGCGAAGGATTCCCGAGAGGCGGGACCCGAGGCGGACGCGGAAGAGGTCGCGGAGGCCGTGGAGGCCCGCGCGGAGGCCGCGGCGGCAGAGGCAGGGGCCGCCGATAA
- the LOC126378987 gene encoding uncharacterized protein LOC126378987, with translation MEHTNMEIDLEGTVDLTVSAEVAKKEEEDYDSMPEVNEVQARLILTDQQKSDMLAAFNLLDHTGEGKIKAEDFRVAIKALGYEPTKEELQHMINAVDKGSTGKLSFENFQTAIMRKVMAKDTDPDIMKSFRLFDDDDQGLISFENLKRVTEILETHLTDEEIEEMMDDADKDMDGFVSVQEFMKMIKNSVHIVTP, from the exons atggaACACACTAATATGGAAATAGATTTAGAAGGGACGGTGGACCTGACTGTATCAGCAGAAGTAGCAAAAAAGGAAGAAGAGGACTATGATTCTATGCCTGAAGTCAACGAAGTCCAAGCTAGACTTATATTGACAGATCAGCAG AAAAGCGACATGCTTGCGGCTTTTAATCTTCTAGACCACACTGGTGAAGGCAAAATCAAGGCTGAAGACTTCCGTGTGGCCATCAAAGCTCTTG GATACGAACCCACCAAAGAAGAGCTTCAACACATGATTAATGCTGTCGACAAGGGCTCGACAGGCAAACTTAGCTTCGAGAACTTTCAAACGGCAATCATGCGCAAAGTGATGGCCAAGGACACTGATCCAGACATCATGAAGAGCTTTAGACtctttgatgatgatgaccagg GGCTGATAAGTTTTGAGAACTTAAAACGCGTAACTGAGATCCTCGAAACTCATTTGACGGATGAGGAAATAGAAGAAATGATGGATGATGCCGATAAAGATATGGACGGCTTT